The Littorina saxatilis isolate snail1 linkage group LG13, US_GU_Lsax_2.0, whole genome shotgun sequence genome contains a region encoding:
- the LOC138983763 gene encoding trafficking protein particle complex subunit 1-like, protein MTVYDFYLFDRNGNCLYYAEWNRRKQPGISKDEEFKLMYGMIFSIKSFINRISPKDVQDGFLNFRTSKYKLHFYETPSGLKLVMNTDLNVGNVRDVLQHVFSSLYVEHVVKNPLTELGETITSELFRSKMDEYVRGLPFFAPKAS, encoded by the exons ATGACGGTGTACGACTTCTACCTGTTCGACAGGAACGGCAACTGTTTGTACTACGCGGAATGGAACAGGAGGAAACAGCCAGGCATCAGCAAAGACGAG gaaTTCAAGCTGATGTACGGTATGATATTTTCCATCAAGTCGTTCATCAACAGGATTTCTCCAAAAGACGT TCAGGACGGCTTCCTAAACTTCCGAACGAGCAAGTACAAGCTGCATTTTTACGAGACGCCGAGCGGCCTCAAGTTGGTGATGAACACCGACCTTAACGTGGGCAACGTGCGGGACGTCTTGCAGCACGTATTTAGCTCC CTGTATGTGGAGCACGTGGTGAAGAACCCGCTGACGGAGCTGGGAGAAACCATCACCAGCGAGCTGTTCAGGTCAAAGATGGACGAGTATGTGCGAGGGCTGCCCTTCTTCGCCCCCAAAgcctcataa
- the LOC138983765 gene encoding leucine-rich repeat protein lrrA-like has product MSARRGKKKDEKPPPATGPGSRIISLPEPLRKKFIKRLPDGKKVFLNFSTANMKSLPIEIYDNEELSALVVRFNAENNRLKRLPKALANLENLVDVDVKNNAMTSFPASVSRLKKLVRLNITNNNVKKLPPAIHKCTSLTTLLASNNRIRALPKNVGKSPSLAYIDLSGNLVRSFKKGAYETPAHINLSNNRLTAMPAAPTKKANIKRLELQHNAIAFVPDTIDRLSRLTHLDLSHNSLDELPAQIGMVKYLHYLDLSHNSLKAIPDEICCLGPALDTLKLSHNDIVSLPDDIHKLRLLRVLEVACNQIEFMPQGTAQLAAITVIDVSGNKIKSMKFATHLGKLEHLYLADNGVEVIPDDVYHMKALVTLDVSGNGVRELPESVGKLTCLKALAAARNKLTSLPEVLGQEQLLTSLDLSNNRLTSLPPDLRKLRNLEKFHVGHNEIAAMPKSIEFMFQLTSLDVATNGLTELHLPKTLTHLTLSDNPLMVNHTDHRSTLVVMGDKDHLRNLTHLDLCHLGLDEIPPSVFNLRLLKHLDLSHNSIKSLTDNICKLRALEALVVCHNELDTLPAGLYSLQMLRRLVLVENGLSEFLPAILKLNSLEELDLSHNSLRLLPDDFGQLVKLQRLDLSHNELVVFPQDRIDVLASLYELDVSHNHIDIMPIHFPYLYRLKVLRAQSNDLTSLPGEMERLRNLEIFDVSDNLLTGLPESICKLPAIKEVHVNDNKLTVGFPKAWENLRARATLAYHDQSSVKDRPPQDRPKKPEESKPSPKSKRKGKGKGSPKAGRRNVIKSAPPAAS; this is encoded by the exons ATGAGCGCGAGGCGGGGCAAGAAGAAGGATGAAAAGCCTCCCCCAGCCACAGGCCCGGGCAGTCGGATCATCTCGCTGCCAGAACCACTCCGTAAAAAGTTCATCAAGCGCCTGCCTGACGGCAAAAAG GTGTTCCTGAATTTCAGCACGGCCAACATGAAGTCTCTCCCCATCGAGATCTACGACAACGAGGAGCTGAGCGCGCTGGTCGTCCGGTTCAACGCTGAGAACAACCGCCTAAAGCGCCTGCCCAAAGCCCTAGCCAACCTCGAGAACCTCGTGGATGTGGACGTCAAGAACAACGCCATGACATCATTCCCGGCCTCGGTATCGCGCCTGAAAAAACTGGTGCGGCTGAACATCACCAACAACAACGTCAAGAAGCTGCCCCCCGCCATCCACAAGTGTACGTCGCTCACCACCCTGCTGGCGTCCAACAACAGGATCCGCGCCCTGCCCAAAAACGTCGGCAAGTCCCCCTCCCTCGCCTACATCGACCTGTCGGGCAACCTGGTCAGGAGCTTCAAAAAG GGAGCGTACGAGACGCCGGCCCACATCAACCTCAGCAACAACCGGCTGACCGCAATGCCGGCCGCCCCCACCAAGAAAGCCAACATCAAACGCCTCGAGCTGCAGCACAACGCCATCGCCTTCGTCCCCGACACCATCGACAGGCTGTCACGTCTCACCCACCTAGACCTTAGCCACAACTCGCTGGATGAGCTACCTGCACAA ATCGGCATGGTGAAGTACCTGCACTACCTGGACCTGTCGCACAACTCGCTGAAGGCCATACCTGACGAGATCTGCTGCCTGGGGCCGGCGCTAGACACACTCAAGCTGTCGCACAACGATATCGTGTCACTGCCGGACGACATCCACAAGCTGAGACTGCTGCGTGTACTGGAGGTGGCGTGCAACCAGATCGAGTTCATGCCGCAAGGCACTGCGCAGCTCGCAGCCATCACCGTCATTGACGTGTCCGGCAACAAGATCAA GTCGATGAAGTTCGCCACCCACCTGGGCAAGCTGGAGCACCTGTACCTGGCGGACAACGGGGTGGAGGTGATCCCTGACGACGTGTACCACATGAAGGCGCTCGTCACGCTCGACGTGTCGGGGAACGGGGTGCGCGAGCTGCCCGAGTCTGTGGGCAAGCTGACGTGCCTCAAGGCGCTGGCCGCCGCGCGCAACAAGCTGACGTCACTGCCCGAGGTGCTGGGCCAGGAACAGCTGTTGACGTCACTGGACCTGTCCAACAACCGCCTGACGTCACTACCGCCCGACCTGCGCAAGCTGCGGAACCTGGAGAAGTTCCACGTCGGGCACAACGAGATCGCCGCCATGCCCAAGTCCATCGAGTTCATGTTCCAGCTGACGTCACTGGACGTGGCCACCAACGGGCTGACGGAACTGCACCTGCCCAAGACGCTGACCCACTTGACGCTGTCCGACAACCCCCTGATGGTCAACCACACTGACCACCGATCCACCCTGGTCGTCATGGGCGACAAGGACCACCTGAGGAACCTGACCCACCTGGACCTGTGCCACCTGGGTCTGGATGAGATTCCGCCCTCCGTCTTCAACCTGAGGCTGCTGAAGCACCTCGACCTGTCGCACAACTCTATCAAGTCGCTCACCGACAACATCTGCAAGCTGCGCGCCCTGGAGGCCCTGGTGGTGTGTCACAACGAGCTGGACACTCTCCCCGCGGGACTGTACTCGCTACAGATGTTGCGGCGTCTCGTGCTGGTGGAGAACGGGCTGAGCGAGTTCCTCCCCGCCATCCTCAAGCTCAACTCCCTGGAGGAGCTGGACCTGTCCCACAATTCGCTGCGCCTCCTGCCGGACGACTTCGGCCAGCTGGTCAAGCTCCAGCGGCTTGACCTGTCTCACAACGAGCTGGTGGTGTTCCCCCAGGACCGGATCGACGTGCTGGCCTCGCTGTATGAACTGGACGTCTCGCACAACCATATCGACATCATGCCCATCCACTTCCCATACCTCTACCGCCTCAAG GTGCTGCGCGCTCAGAGCAACGACCTGACGTCCCTGCCAGGCGAGATGGAGCGACTCCGCAACCTGGAGATCTTCGACGTGTCGGACAACCTGCTGACCGGGCTGCCCGAGAGCATCTGCAAGCTGCCGGCCATCAAGGAGGTGCACGTCAACGACAACAAGCTGACCGTGGGATTCCCCAAGGCCTGGGAGAACCTCAGGGCCCGCGCCACGCTGGCCTACCACGATCAGTCGTCCGTCAAGGACCGACCCCCGCAGGACCGGCCCAAGAAGCCCGAGGAAAGCAAGCCCAGCCCCAAGTCCAAGAGGAAGGGCAAGGGCAAGGGCAGTCCCAAGGCGGGCCGCAGGAACGTCATCAAGTCCGCCCCACCCGCTGCCAGCTAA
- the LOC138983764 gene encoding aldo-keto reductase family 1 member A1-like, protein MAIYLSLNTGFKIPTLGFGTYMLKGDVLKSALDYALFLGYRHIDTALSYENEAAIGEVIRDRVHAGKLCRRDLFVTSKVPPAYLAYHAAVDSAKMSLDNLHLRYLDMLLIHQPWGLVNRGDGTLRPLDDKGQRELAIYNLNQTWQALEFLVSQGLVNSIGLSNFTTRQIDRIWKYAAIKPSNVQLECHSYLQQEQLEAYCSAKKIIISAYSPVGSPGKPDRKKDEPVLLEDPVVCDIAEELGKSPAQVLLNFLLQRNMVVIPKSSNAHHIDENFHVHDWSLTTDHKLAMKELDRSYRFFRFEWATCHPEFSDEHF, encoded by the exons ATGGCAATATACCTTTCACTTAACACCGGCTTCAAGATTCCTACCCTGGGGTTTGGTACCTACATGCTAAAAG GTGATGTACTGAAGAGCGCCCTTGACTACGCTTTGTTCTTGGGATACCGTCACATCGACACGGCACTCAGCTACGAAAACGAGGCAGCCATCGGGGAGGTGATCCGCGACCGCGTTCACGCCGGCAAACTGTGCAGAAGAGACCTGTTTGTCACCAGTAAAGTGCCACCAGCTTACCTAGCATACCATGCGGCAGTGGACAGCGCCAAGATGTCACTGGACAATCTACACCTGAGGTACCTGGACATGCTGCTCATCCACCAACCCTGGGGGCTGGTCAACCGGGGGGACGGCACTCTGCGGCCGCTGGACGACAAGGGTCAACGCGAGCTGGCCATCTACAACCTCAACCAGACATGGCAAGCCCTGGAGTTCCTCGTCAGCCAGGGATTGGTCAACAGCATTGGCCTTTCCAACTTCACCACCAGACAGATCGATCGTATCTGGAAGTACGCGGCCATCAAACCCTCCAACGTGCAGCTAGAGTGTCACAGCTACCTGCAGCAGGAACAGTTAGAGGCTTACTGCTCTGCAAAAAAAATCATCATCAGCGCCTATTCACCGGTGGGGTCGCCGGGAAAACCCGATCGCAAGAAGGACGAGCCGGTGTTGCTGGAGGACCCGGTGGTGTGTGACATCGCTGAGGAGCTCGGAAAGTCACCGGCGCAGGTATTGTTGAACTTTCTGCTGCAGAGAAACATGGTGGTCATTCCCAAGAGCAGCAACGCCCACCACATAGACGAGAACTTTCATGTCCATGACTGGTCACTCACCACTGACCACAAGCTGGCCATGAAGGAACTGGACCGTAGTTATCGCTTCTTTAGGTTTGAGTGGGCCACCTGCCACCCAGAATTTTCAGATGAACATTTTTGA